The Actinomycetota bacterium genome contains a region encoding:
- the prcA gene encoding proteasome subunit alpha — MSMPFYVAPEQIIKDKADYARKGIARGRSVIVVEYSDGVLFVAENPSRALHKISEIYDRIGFAAVGKYNEFENLRVAGVRLADMRGYSYDRRDVTGRSLANAYAQTLGTIFTEMPKPYEVEIVVAEIGEDSSEDQLYRLTFDGSVADEQGYVAMGGQAESITSALEEQWHAGMSLADSLKLAVRLLGEFGAEESRTLEPAALEVAVLDRTRPRRTFVRINGSRLDTLLA, encoded by the coding sequence GTGAGTATGCCCTTCTATGTCGCGCCCGAGCAGATCATCAAGGACAAGGCCGATTACGCCCGCAAGGGGATCGCCCGTGGGCGCAGCGTCATCGTTGTCGAGTATTCAGATGGTGTGCTTTTCGTCGCTGAGAATCCTTCGCGTGCGCTGCACAAGATCAGCGAGATCTATGACCGCATCGGCTTCGCGGCCGTCGGAAAATACAACGAATTCGAGAATCTCCGAGTTGCCGGTGTGCGACTTGCAGATATGCGCGGTTACTCCTACGACCGGCGCGATGTCACCGGACGCAGCCTCGCCAATGCCTACGCCCAGACTCTCGGCACGATCTTCACCGAGATGCCCAAGCCCTATGAAGTCGAGATCGTGGTGGCCGAGATTGGCGAGGACTCCAGCGAGGATCAGCTCTACCGGCTCACTTTCGACGGTTCGGTAGCCGACGAGCAGGGCTACGTCGCGATGGGTGGCCAGGCAGAGAGCATCACATCAGCTCTGGAGGAGCAATGGCACGCCGGAATGTCACTCGCCGACTCCTTGAAGCTCGCAGTGCGATTGCTCGGCGAATTCGGCGCTGAAGAATCTCGCACACTTGAGCCGGCAGCACTGGAAGTTGCTGTGCTTGATCGCACCCGCCCGCGCCGGACCTTTGTACGCATCAATGGCAGTCGTCTGGACACTCTTCTGGCCTAG
- the prcB gene encoding proteasome subunit beta yields MTSGGGLLPAAYLRSGSPSFADFLADLAPDVLSARLLLNPAVDSSTLAPHATTIVALRGSFGAIMAGDRRATMGNVISQRDIEKVFQADEHSTIGIAGAAGIALELVRLFQVELEHYEKIEGVQLSLDGKANRLSGLLRGNLGMAMQGLAVVPMFAGYDLDRERGRIFSYDVTGGRYEEHDYHSVGSGGFFAKNSMKKMYRENMSAEQAIMVALEALYDAADDDSATGGPDLARGIFPVIAVTDAVGVRLLQEDELAAYVTTIVQARQRRPDGPLVPMEDAQ; encoded by the coding sequence GTGACTTCGGGTGGTGGCCTGCTGCCGGCGGCTTACCTTCGCTCAGGCTCGCCCTCGTTTGCTGATTTTCTTGCCGACCTTGCGCCTGACGTACTCAGTGCGCGTTTGCTACTGAATCCTGCTGTGGACTCCAGCACCCTTGCACCTCATGCCACCACAATCGTGGCCTTGCGCGGCAGCTTTGGCGCGATCATGGCGGGCGATCGTCGCGCGACTATGGGCAATGTGATCTCTCAACGCGATATCGAGAAAGTCTTTCAGGCTGATGAGCATTCAACCATCGGCATCGCGGGAGCTGCCGGTATTGCACTTGAGCTTGTTCGCCTCTTTCAGGTTGAACTTGAGCATTACGAGAAGATCGAGGGCGTGCAGCTGAGCCTGGACGGCAAGGCCAATCGACTGTCTGGGCTTCTGCGCGGCAACCTCGGTATGGCGATGCAGGGGCTGGCGGTCGTGCCAATGTTCGCCGGCTATGACCTTGATCGCGAACGCGGACGGATCTTCTCGTATGACGTCACCGGCGGTCGCTATGAAGAGCACGACTATCACTCTGTGGGATCGGGTGGATTCTTCGCCAAGAACTCGATGAAGAAGATGTATCGCGAGAACATGTCGGCCGAGCAGGCAATCATGGTCGCCCTTGAGGCTCTGTACGACGCAGCAGATGACGACAGTGCAACGGGCGGTCCTGATCTGGCTCGCGGGATCTTCCCGGTCATCGCAGTGACTGATGCGGTGGGGGTGCGCCTGCTCCAAGAGGACGAGCTCGCCGCATATGTGACCACCATTGTTCAAGCACGTCAACGACGCCCAGATGGGCCTCTCGTGCCAATGGAGGATGCACAGTGA
- a CDS encoding FKBP-type peptidyl-prolyl cis-trans isomerase: protein MRKYAILLAAGLLLAACSSQEASPSDASSPAAPVSGSSYVTSQCAITGGSPVDSESAPTRGTTVAGVTVEDTDLAPVITVAPALPAATEVIAKTLSSGKGQAMTATDTITFNYCGVGLVSQQQFDSSWANGAPITYPLSQLIPGWGQGMPGMKLGEERLLIIPGAAGYGSNPPAGSGILPDESLAFVVQLISIEN, encoded by the coding sequence ATGCGTAAATATGCGATCCTTCTGGCCGCGGGGCTCCTATTGGCGGCCTGTTCTTCTCAAGAAGCCAGCCCGTCAGATGCTTCCAGTCCAGCAGCACCAGTCAGCGGCAGCAGCTACGTGACCTCTCAGTGCGCGATCACTGGTGGCAGCCCAGTTGATTCAGAGTCTGCGCCAACGCGTGGCACCACTGTTGCGGGCGTCACTGTTGAAGACACTGATCTCGCACCAGTCATCACTGTGGCACCGGCACTTCCGGCAGCCACCGAGGTCATCGCCAAGACTCTGAGTTCCGGCAAGGGGCAGGCCATGACAGCCACCGACACCATCACCTTCAATTACTGCGGCGTTGGTCTGGTCAGCCAGCAGCAGTTCGATTCCTCATGGGCCAATGGTGCTCCGATCACGTACCCACTGAGTCAATTGATTCCCGGCTGGGGACAGGGCATGCCCGGCATGAAGCTGGGGGAGGAGCGCCTGCTGATCATTCCGGGCGCCGCCGGATATGGATCCAACCCACCAGCGGGCAGTGGCATCCTGCCTGATGAATCGCTGGCCTTTGTTGTCCAGTTGATCTCCATCGAGAACTAG
- a CDS encoding DEAD/DEAH box helicase — protein sequence MTMTSSPAERYAASRERARTPLMQAFAADYSFGLDDFQREACASLERGRSVLVAAPTGAGKTVVGEFAVYLALQAGRKCFYTTPIKALSNQKYHDLVDHFGTEHIGLLTGDTSINSEASIVVMTTEVLRNMLYAQSSTLNNLSYVVMDEVHYLADRFRGAVWEEVMIHLPQSVSIAALSATVSNAEEFGAWLSTVRGETDIIVEEHRPVPLWQHVIAGHRMYDLFVDDAQEVVNPELERLGRDPGRKGGRPDRNARRRNGLTPYRSDVVSQLEGAGLLPAIYFLFSRKGCDDAVQQCLAAGLRLNSKHERDEVREYALEATRHLPDDDLLALGFDDWLDGLERGIAEHHAGLLPAFKEVVETLFQRGYIKVVFATETLALGINMPARSVVLEKLVKWNGETHVELTPGEYTQLTGRAGRRGIDIEGHGVVLWQEGLDPRAVAGLASTRTYPLRSSFQPSYNMAVNLVSRLGRHTAREVLETSFSQFQADRSVVGLATQIRRLEEGLDGYRDAMACHLGDFVEYSALREQISRREKDVNRSAAAQRRESASDILRSLKPGDVIIIPAGRRAGPAVVLDTGFDGNASDPRPLVLTSERQVLRISSLEVNPLFEIVGRLRIPKTFSARNAQSRRDLASSLREIAGDRAGGAKHKHVRNEDELVTQLRSQLRQHECHGCNDREQHARWAERYHRAQREIHELERRVEGRTNSIARHFDRICEVLVELDYLTSADDQAKVTEEGQLLMGLYTEADLLTAMCLRSGTWDQLTPAELAAVCSTLVFEARSSEDDAPKVPNGPIRSAFEEMQSMWSDIHEIEAGHGLHATRMMDSGFVWPVYRWCQGNSLYSILTREDLTAGDFVRWSRQVIDLLGQISQAVPTDHPLRFTAAKAADLVNRGVVASVAKV from the coding sequence ATGACAATGACGAGTAGTCCTGCAGAGCGATATGCCGCCTCGCGCGAACGTGCCCGGACACCACTCATGCAGGCCTTTGCAGCGGACTACTCATTTGGTCTCGACGATTTCCAACGGGAAGCATGCGCGAGCTTGGAGCGCGGACGCAGCGTGCTGGTCGCAGCGCCAACCGGCGCTGGCAAGACCGTAGTCGGTGAATTCGCTGTCTATCTGGCGCTTCAGGCAGGCCGCAAGTGCTTCTACACCACGCCAATCAAGGCGCTCTCAAATCAGAAGTACCACGACCTGGTCGATCATTTCGGCACTGAGCACATCGGTCTGTTGACCGGCGACACGTCGATCAACAGTGAAGCGTCGATTGTTGTGATGACCACGGAAGTTCTCCGCAACATGCTCTACGCGCAATCCAGCACCCTGAACAACCTCTCTTACGTGGTGATGGACGAAGTGCACTATCTGGCTGATCGCTTTCGTGGTGCAGTCTGGGAGGAGGTGATGATTCACCTCCCTCAGTCAGTAAGCATTGCCGCGCTGTCTGCCACAGTGAGCAACGCTGAGGAGTTTGGCGCCTGGCTTTCCACCGTCCGAGGCGAAACCGACATCATTGTTGAAGAGCATCGCCCGGTTCCCTTGTGGCAGCACGTGATCGCTGGGCACCGGATGTACGACCTCTTCGTCGACGATGCGCAAGAAGTAGTCAATCCTGAACTCGAGCGGCTGGGTCGGGATCCCGGACGCAAAGGCGGACGGCCCGATCGCAATGCACGCAGACGCAACGGTTTGACGCCGTATCGAAGTGATGTTGTCTCGCAATTGGAGGGCGCCGGACTGCTCCCGGCTATCTACTTCCTGTTCAGTCGCAAGGGTTGTGATGATGCGGTTCAGCAATGTCTAGCCGCGGGATTGCGATTGAACTCCAAGCATGAGCGCGATGAAGTGCGCGAGTATGCACTTGAGGCAACGCGACATCTTCCTGATGACGATCTCTTGGCCTTGGGTTTTGATGACTGGCTGGACGGACTGGAGCGAGGCATTGCCGAGCACCACGCCGGTCTGCTCCCTGCATTCAAGGAAGTTGTTGAGACGCTGTTCCAACGGGGCTACATCAAGGTGGTGTTCGCAACTGAGACTCTGGCCTTGGGTATCAACATGCCCGCGCGCTCCGTGGTCTTGGAGAAATTGGTCAAGTGGAATGGCGAGACCCACGTTGAGCTGACCCCGGGGGAGTACACCCAACTCACCGGTCGCGCAGGTAGACGTGGCATCGATATTGAGGGCCATGGAGTAGTGCTGTGGCAGGAGGGCCTTGACCCTCGGGCAGTAGCCGGTCTGGCATCCACACGTACCTATCCCTTGCGATCCTCCTTTCAGCCCTCGTACAACATGGCTGTCAATCTTGTCTCGCGTCTAGGACGCCACACGGCCAGAGAGGTACTGGAAACATCCTTCTCGCAGTTCCAGGCTGATCGTTCTGTTGTCGGACTTGCTACTCAGATTCGTCGTCTGGAGGAAGGTCTGGACGGCTACCGCGATGCGATGGCTTGCCACCTGGGCGACTTTGTCGAGTACTCCGCCTTGCGGGAGCAGATCTCGCGGCGCGAAAAAGATGTCAACCGATCAGCTGCAGCGCAGCGCCGCGAGAGCGCCAGCGACATTCTGCGATCACTGAAGCCAGGGGATGTGATCATCATTCCCGCCGGAAGGCGAGCCGGGCCGGCAGTAGTACTGGATACCGGTTTTGACGGCAATGCATCCGATCCGCGGCCATTGGTGCTGACTTCAGAACGACAGGTGCTGAGAATCTCCAGCCTTGAAGTCAATCCGCTGTTTGAAATCGTCGGCAGACTCCGCATCCCCAAGACCTTCTCGGCTCGCAATGCCCAGTCGCGACGCGATCTTGCCTCTTCGCTGCGAGAAATTGCTGGCGATCGCGCTGGAGGGGCCAAGCACAAGCATGTGCGCAATGAGGACGAGCTGGTGACACAGCTACGTTCTCAATTGCGTCAGCACGAATGTCACGGATGCAATGACCGCGAGCAGCACGCGCGCTGGGCAGAGCGCTACCACCGCGCGCAGCGAGAGATCCACGAGCTGGAGCGCCGAGTTGAAGGTCGCACAAATTCAATCGCGCGCCACTTCGATCGAATCTGTGAAGTGCTCGTGGAACTTGACTACCTGACCTCAGCGGACGACCAGGCCAAAGTCACTGAAGAGGGACAACTCTTGATGGGCTTGTACACCGAGGCAGACCTCCTGACCGCCATGTGTCTTCGCTCAGGCACATGGGATCAGCTCACCCCCGCCGAGCTGGCAGCTGTGTGCTCAACATTGGTCTTCGAGGCGCGCAGTTCAGAGGACGATGCGCCCAAGGTCCCCAATGGTCCGATCCGCTCGGCTTTTGAAGAGATGCAGAGCATGTGGTCCGACATCCATGAGATTGAAGCCGGGCACGGCCTGCACGCCACGAGAATGATGGATTCCGGCTTTGTGTGGCCGGTCTACCGCTGGTGTCAGGGCAACAGTTTGTATTCAATCCTGACTCGCGAGGATCTGACAGCCGGCGACTTCGTTCGCTGGTCTCGTCAGGTCATCGACCTGCTGGGTCAAATCTCTCAGGCCGTGCCAACTGATCATCCACTTCGATTCACTGCTGCAAAAGCTGCAGATCTGGTCAATCGGGGGGTCGTTGCCTCGGTCGCAAAGGTCTAA
- the tatA gene encoding Sec-independent protein translocase subunit TatA translates to MFKSFGAPEILIIVLVIALLFGAKRLPDAARGLGRSLRIFKAETKGLTESDPTPEDAAVKKTTDE, encoded by the coding sequence ATGTTCAAGAGTTTTGGCGCACCTGAGATCCTGATCATCGTCTTGGTCATCGCCTTGCTGTTTGGGGCTAAGCGCCTTCCCGATGCAGCTCGTGGACTTGGCCGCTCCCTGCGCATCTTCAAGGCTGAAACAAAGGGCCTCACCGAATCTGACCCGACCCCTGAGGATGCTGCAGTCAAGAAGACGACTGACGAGTAG
- the tatC gene encoding twin-arginine translocase subunit TatC: MSRTDRSVAMPLTEHLRELRSRTVKSAIAVIIGMVIGWFFYPQLFAWISAPFNDVVAEAKEQGREITLALTGVADPFVLQLQVAAVAGLLLSAPVWLYQLWRFITPGLHKHERRWALGFVAVAFPLVLAGVFVAYSVLPIGLDLLFGFTPDGVANIVSVDRYLSFFLRMVLVFCVGFLAPLVLIALNMAGILTGKRLLGWWRWIIFIIFIFAAVATPTGDPINMSLLAGPILLLVTFAICFSLLNDKRRARKRARNGDFSDLGDDEISPLNLDDNDE; the protein is encoded by the coding sequence ATGTCCCGTACCGACCGATCAGTGGCAATGCCGCTGACGGAGCACCTTCGCGAACTGCGTTCGCGCACGGTGAAGTCAGCAATTGCCGTGATCATTGGCATGGTCATTGGCTGGTTTTTCTATCCCCAGTTGTTTGCCTGGATCAGCGCGCCTTTCAACGACGTCGTTGCCGAAGCAAAGGAACAGGGTCGAGAGATCACTTTGGCTTTGACGGGGGTAGCCGACCCCTTCGTGCTCCAGCTGCAGGTTGCCGCGGTCGCAGGTCTGCTGCTGAGCGCACCCGTGTGGCTCTACCAACTGTGGCGCTTCATCACCCCCGGATTGCACAAGCATGAGCGCCGCTGGGCGCTTGGCTTCGTGGCGGTCGCATTTCCGCTTGTCCTAGCGGGAGTCTTCGTCGCGTATTCGGTGTTGCCAATTGGCTTGGACCTCCTGTTTGGCTTCACGCCCGATGGCGTCGCCAACATCGTGTCCGTGGATCGCTACTTGTCATTCTTCTTACGCATGGTGCTCGTCTTCTGCGTGGGCTTCTTGGCCCCCTTGGTGCTGATTGCCTTGAACATGGCCGGAATCCTCACCGGCAAGCGCCTGTTGGGCTGGTGGCGTTGGATCATTTTCATTATTTTCATCTTCGCGGCAGTTGCCACGCCCACCGGAGATCCGATCAACATGAGTCTGCTTGCGGGCCCAATTCTGCTGTTGGTGACGTTTGCGATCTGCTTCTCGCTTCTGAATGACAAAAGGCGCGCGCGCAAGCGCGCCCGCAATGGCGATTTCTCCGACTTGGGCGATGATGAGATCTCACCGCTGAATCTGGATGACAATGACGAGTAG
- a CDS encoding FKBP-type peptidyl-prolyl cis-trans isomerase — translation MTQKPEIDFIEGPAPTTLVITDLIVGDGAEAVPGGRVEVHYLGVEFTSGEQFDSSWDRGESITFPLNGLIAGWQEGIPGMKVGGRRQLVIPPALAYGESGGHRLAGQTLVFVIDLLNVG, via the coding sequence ATGACGCAGAAGCCGGAAATTGACTTCATTGAAGGGCCCGCGCCCACGACCTTGGTCATCACTGATCTGATTGTCGGTGATGGCGCAGAGGCTGTCCCCGGTGGTCGAGTAGAAGTGCACTATCTGGGGGTGGAATTCACCTCCGGAGAGCAGTTTGACTCCTCCTGGGATCGTGGCGAGTCGATCACCTTTCCCCTGAACGGTCTGATTGCGGGCTGGCAGGAAGGCATCCCCGGAATGAAAGTCGGGGGACGCCGCCAGTTGGTCATTCCACCGGCTCTTGCCTACGGCGAATCAGGCGGACATCGCCTGGCTGGCCAGACTCTGGTCTTCGTCATCGACCTGCTGAACGTCGGCTAG
- a CDS encoding WYL domain-containing protein produces the protein MSDSGSRLSRLMTMVPWLVAHDGVSIKEAAEHFGISVEQCEKDLWLLVVCGLPGHGPDQLVDIQFWDDGRIHVIDPQTLDRPLRLSGDEIMSLLVALRLLLQVPGTHDRATLHKVISRLEVALGAPAASAGVMVESGVTTAVLDAIDTALTDKRTLHIVYAARTDDAVTERVVHPKQIVTTEGRLYLEAYCQRAEAIRTFRVDRILSAELGESDTSESPGTTASAKVLTAQVRIAPSSRWALDIYPLTNVVELTDGRFEAELAYQDLEWLNRVVLSLAGQMQVISPQEARQWVADAALAALSSYS, from the coding sequence ATGAGCGATTCCGGTTCGCGCCTGTCACGCTTGATGACCATGGTTCCGTGGCTGGTCGCTCACGACGGCGTCAGTATCAAGGAAGCCGCTGAGCACTTTGGCATCTCAGTTGAACAGTGCGAGAAGGACCTGTGGCTCTTGGTCGTGTGTGGACTTCCGGGTCACGGACCAGATCAACTGGTTGACATCCAGTTCTGGGATGACGGTCGCATTCATGTCATCGATCCGCAGACGTTGGATCGTCCGCTGCGCTTGAGCGGTGACGAGATCATGTCCCTGCTTGTGGCGCTGCGACTGCTGCTCCAGGTTCCGGGAACGCATGATAGAGCCACCTTGCACAAGGTGATCTCTCGCCTGGAAGTGGCCTTGGGCGCTCCGGCTGCTTCAGCTGGCGTCATGGTGGAAAGCGGTGTGACAACAGCAGTGCTCGATGCCATTGATACTGCCCTGACAGACAAGCGGACCCTTCACATCGTGTACGCGGCGCGAACAGACGACGCGGTGACCGAGCGAGTCGTGCACCCCAAACAGATCGTCACCACTGAAGGCCGGCTCTATCTCGAGGCCTACTGCCAGCGGGCTGAGGCGATACGAACATTCAGGGTCGATCGCATTTTGTCCGCCGAACTGGGGGAGTCCGACACCTCTGAAAGCCCCGGCACCACTGCTTCGGCCAAAGTACTCACAGCGCAGGTACGCATTGCTCCCAGCAGTCGCTGGGCCTTGGACATCTATCCCTTGACGAACGTCGTGGAGTTGACCGACGGGCGCTTTGAGGCTGAACTGGCGTATCAGGACCTGGAATGGCTCAACCGGGTCGTACTGTCACTTGCGGGGCAGATGCAGGTCATCTCCCCTCAAGAAGCCAGACAGTGGGTGGCGGATGCAGCACTCGCGGCCCTCTCGTCGTACTCTTGA
- a CDS encoding ubiquitin-like protein Pup: MPQRENAERKSARPAQDVPEEQVSSNAAATERKAALDAEVDSMLDEIDDVLEVNAEDFVKSFVQKGGQ; encoded by the coding sequence ATGCCTCAACGCGAGAACGCCGAACGCAAGTCCGCACGGCCTGCGCAGGACGTACCCGAAGAACAGGTGTCCTCGAATGCGGCCGCGACAGAACGCAAGGCTGCCCTTGATGCTGAAGTTGATTCAATGCTGGATGAGATCGATGACGTGCTTGAAGTCAATGCCGAAGACTTCGTGAAGTCCTTCGTGCAAAAGGGTGGTCAGTGA
- the pafA gene encoding Pup--protein ligase: protein MNRRIFGLETEFGVTCTFQGQRRLSPDEVARYLFRRVVSWGRSSNVFLRNGSRLYLDVGSHPEYATPECDSVPLLITHDRAGDRILEGLVYDGEERLRAEGINGDIYLFKNNTDSGGNSYGCHENYLVERHGDFARLAERLIPFFITRQIVTGAGKVLQTPRGPIYALSQRADHIWEGLSSATTRSRPIINTRDEPHADAELYRRLHVIVGDSNMSEMTTMLKVGIVDLVLRMLEGGVVMRDMSLENPIRSIREISHDSTCKTEVKLSTGRDLTAIQIQSEYYEKASDFADSRGLREDPIHRQVLALWEKSLIALEAGDLDALDRDVDWVIKKKLIDRYMDKHDLGLDSPRIAQIDLAYHDITRNRGLFYLLERRGMVNRISKDLEVFEAKSIPPQNTRAKLRGDFIKSAQENHRDYTVDWVHLKLNDQAQRTVLCKDPFTAVDERVERLIALM, encoded by the coding sequence ATGAACCGCAGGATCTTCGGACTAGAGACCGAATTCGGAGTGACCTGCACTTTTCAAGGACAGCGTCGACTCAGCCCTGACGAAGTGGCCCGCTACCTGTTTCGTCGAGTTGTCTCATGGGGCCGCAGCAGCAATGTCTTCTTGCGCAACGGCTCTCGGCTCTATCTGGATGTCGGCAGTCACCCTGAATACGCAACACCTGAGTGCGACAGCGTTCCACTGCTCATCACTCATGACCGCGCAGGTGATCGCATTCTTGAGGGCCTTGTCTACGACGGCGAGGAGCGTCTTCGCGCCGAAGGCATCAATGGAGACATCTACCTGTTCAAGAACAACACTGACTCCGGCGGCAACTCCTACGGCTGCCATGAGAACTACCTCGTGGAGCGTCATGGTGATTTTGCCAGGCTTGCTGAGCGTCTGATTCCCTTCTTCATCACTCGCCAGATCGTTACCGGGGCAGGCAAAGTGCTACAGACTCCGCGCGGCCCGATCTATGCGCTGAGCCAGCGTGCCGATCACATCTGGGAGGGCCTTTCCAGCGCCACCACGCGCTCGCGGCCAATCATCAATACCAGAGACGAGCCGCACGCTGACGCAGAGCTTTATCGACGCCTGCACGTAATCGTCGGTGATTCCAACATGAGTGAGATGACCACAATGCTCAAGGTCGGCATCGTGGACCTGGTCTTGCGCATGCTTGAAGGTGGCGTGGTGATGCGCGACATGAGCCTTGAAAACCCCATTCGATCGATCCGCGAGATCAGCCACGACTCCACTTGCAAGACGGAGGTGAAACTCAGCACCGGCAGGGATCTCACAGCTATCCAGATTCAATCGGAGTACTACGAGAAGGCCAGCGACTTCGCAGACAGCCGTGGCTTGCGTGAGGATCCAATACATCGTCAGGTGCTCGCTCTGTGGGAAAAGTCGCTCATCGCTTTGGAAGCGGGCGATCTTGATGCTCTGGATCGTGATGTGGATTGGGTCATCAAGAAGAAACTGATCGATCGCTATATGGATAAGCATGATCTGGGCCTTGACTCCCCACGCATTGCGCAGATCGATTTGGCCTATCACGACATCACCCGCAATCGAGGACTGTTCTACCTGCTCGAACGGCGCGGGATGGTCAACCGGATCTCCAAGGATTTGGAAGTCTTTGAAGCCAAGTCGATTCCTCCGCAGAACACGAGAGCAAAATTGCGGGGCGACTTCATCAAGAGTGCGCAGGAAAATCATCGGGACTACACCGTTGACTGGGTTCACCTGAAGCTCAATGACCAAGCGCAACGGACGGTGCTGTGCAAAGACCCGTTCACAGCCGTAGATGAACGTGTTGAGAGGCTCATCGCTTTGATGTAG
- a CDS encoding WYL domain-containing protein, with protein MARVDRTERLLNVVFCLLGSPRPVPRSEIRRAVAGYSGDASEVAFERMFERDKDALRSMGIPVETVLDASGDVEGYVIRRQLTNEELTFDADELAVIALAAATWQAAVLEAPAITALRKIESISGDAPELREFNDVRMTATDAALLPLMAALREQRVVTFDYRGRQDEQAVLRSLDPWGVIAHDGQWYLVGHDLDRDERRTFRVSRISGSVTLTARPIEHGRPNGIDLAEIVRGAEAENPARARVLIKAGQGAQLRAANDFSGDPFQDVELLVTAISEDVLISQLCAAGAGVAVLEPPDVRTKVMQALMTVVESHAGANA; from the coding sequence TTGGCTCGTGTCGATCGCACTGAGCGTTTGCTCAATGTGGTGTTCTGCTTGCTCGGATCGCCGAGGCCAGTGCCCAGATCCGAGATCCGGCGCGCCGTGGCCGGGTATAGCGGTGATGCATCAGAAGTGGCCTTTGAACGCATGTTCGAGCGCGACAAGGATGCGCTGCGCAGCATGGGCATTCCCGTTGAGACGGTGCTGGATGCCAGTGGTGATGTTGAGGGCTATGTCATCCGTCGCCAATTGACGAATGAAGAGCTCACCTTCGATGCTGATGAGCTTGCTGTCATTGCGCTGGCGGCTGCCACCTGGCAGGCAGCCGTGCTTGAAGCCCCAGCCATCACGGCCCTTCGCAAGATTGAGTCAATTTCGGGCGATGCCCCTGAATTGCGCGAATTCAATGACGTCCGCATGACAGCAACCGATGCGGCCCTGCTTCCGCTTATGGCTGCACTGCGTGAGCAGAGGGTTGTGACGTTTGACTACCGCGGTAGGCAAGATGAGCAAGCGGTTCTGCGCAGCTTGGACCCTTGGGGAGTCATTGCCCACGACGGCCAGTGGTATCTCGTGGGGCACGACCTGGATCGAGATGAGCGACGCACGTTTCGGGTCTCACGCATCAGCGGATCCGTCACGCTCACAGCTCGCCCAATCGAGCATGGCCGGCCCAATGGCATTGATCTGGCAGAGATTGTGCGAGGCGCTGAAGCCGAGAATCCCGCGCGGGCACGAGTGCTGATCAAGGCGGGCCAGGGAGCTCAATTGCGGGCAGCAAATGACTTCTCAGGCGATCCCTTTCAGGATGTTGAGCTCTTGGTCACGGCAATCTCTGAGGATGTCCTGATCTCGCAACTGTGTGCGGCAGGGGCAGGCGTTGCAGTCCTTGAACCGCCCGACGTCCGCACCAAGGTCATGCAGGCACTGATGACTGTCGTGGAATCCCACGCGGGGGCGAACGCATGA